The genomic stretch CATCCACGGGCGCGGCGGCGACAGACGTTTCAGTATGAGGGTGTTGCTGGCTGTGCAAGGGGTCATCTCCCCAGGTCAGGGGAGCCGCGAAGGGCGCTGTGACCTATCCACCTGCCCGGAGTAGTGGCGGCGCGCAGATTCCTGCGCATACTCTGGGTATAGGTGACCACGCGGGCTCTAGAGCCCACGGGCATCACCCGGCAGACGAGGTCACCTCGCTGCTCACGACTCGGGACTTTTCGTAGGGTGCGCGAGTCGAACGCTAGGAAGGGTCCCGTTGTGGCGACGGGGCCCTTCGCGTTTTAGGGGGGCTTGCTGAAACTGCGCATCTCAGACCGCCTCTGCGAGCACGCCTTGGGCTGCCTCGGGATACTTAGTGGCCCACCCTTGCAGGAGACGTAGGTACGCATCGCGATGGCGTCGGCGCGGCATCGACTGCCCGTTCTCCCAACGAAGGAAAGCCAGGCGATGCACACCGAACGCTTGGGCGACTTCCTCCTGCGTGAGGCCGGATGCTTTTCGCAGCCTGGACCGCACCTCAGGAGAGGGCAGTGTGTCGGCTGGCCGACTGAGTAGCGTGTCGACTGCGTTGGCTAGATCGGTCACTACTCCCCCTTACACGTAGATCCAAAACTGTACATGTTTTGCTACTCGCGTTGGCGTACTTGATGGCGTGTCATTGGAGAGGCT from Streptomyces sp. NBC_01571 encodes the following:
- a CDS encoding helix-turn-helix domain-containing protein — translated: MTDLANAVDTLLSRPADTLPSPEVRSRLRKASGLTQEEVAQAFGVHRLAFLRWENGQSMPRRRHRDAYLRLLQGWATKYPEAAQGVLAEAV